The Synergistota bacterium genome includes a region encoding these proteins:
- a CDS encoding tripartite tricarboxylate transporter substrate-binding protein: MFKSFVDGYTILADADGSNAILAAWGTDVPFDIAERTYIAKVAEFPWLFIVRTDLAWGSLNDVAEAIKANPENIKWGWLGGTAGADAPVIQFMAALKNKGIDTSKIKMVTYPGGSDLAIAVAGGHVDIGVVSSVSVGPVYSAGKVKVIAVTGKDRFQSFSNIPTTYEQGS, encoded by the coding sequence ATATTCAAAAGCTTTGTAGATGGATATACCATACTTGCTGATGCCGATGGTAGCAACGCTATACTTGCCGCATGGGGCACAGATGTGCCATTTGATATCGCAGAAAGAACCTATATCGCCAAGGTGGCAGAGTTTCCATGGTTATTCATAGTTAGAACAGATCTTGCATGGGGATCCTTAAATGATGTAGCCGAAGCAATTAAAGCTAACCCAGAAAATATAAAGTGGGGTTGGTTAGGTGGTACTGCAGGAGCAGATGCCCCTGTGATACAATTTATGGCTGCTTTGAAAAACAAAGGAATAGATACCTCAAAGATTAAAATGGTCACATATCCTGGCGGAAGCGACCTGGCGATAGCTGTAGCTGGCGGACATGTAGATATCGGTGTAGTGTCTTCCGTATCAGTAGGTCCTGTATACAGCGCTGGTAAAGTAAAAGTAATTGCCGTTACAGGTAAAGATAGATTCCAGA